One region of Pieris rapae chromosome Z, ilPieRapa1.1, whole genome shotgun sequence genomic DNA includes:
- the LOC111003316 gene encoding ephrin type-B receptor 1-B produces MMWFHVAVAAAVIATISVQGDQVMLLDTTTENTLGWTRYPYGAQASTPGWVEESYTNFEKHINWRSYVVCDVAHHNVNNWLWTPFIERRNANRIYIEINFTIRDCSLFPGNALSCKETFSLLYYEFDVATREQPPWEPESYKLVGRIAAGEGRFNTNSEVDINTEVKSIAVTKRGVYIAFRDQGACISILAVKVYYITCPEVTINFAKFPATPTGREVTVIEQANGTCVENAETAQGDSPPVYLCKGDGKWTLPSGSCKCKGGYEPDHTSQVCNECAPGKFKSHTGDEACMSCPDNSETTAHASIECKCIPGFFRAKKDPKNVPCTQPPGAPDNLTVTFADQFSISLAWHPPHKTGGRDDVTYEVRCTNCGPHVEYRPSSNGLNHTRVTVMGLDPVTEYKFQVFAVNGVSELTGDSPKKVEITAITEASVVSVVSKLRIVSVENDKLSLLWTPPPVDVTDPDDTIESYEVKCFPKDNNERSANVTIKITKEPHAVITGLKRDTEYGVRVRAKMKRGWGELSGIVYARTGAGLEPTLVVSEEEGARVRLFAGVMVAVVVLSVVAIIATVLFLRSRADDECDKKQPSDCNALNYRNGEVYTGPDRPTKTSSNATTPLFAGTGSRTYIDPHTYEDPNQAVREFAREIDASCITIEAIIGGGEFGDVCRGKLKLPACGQEIDVAIKTLKPGSTERARRDFLAEASIMGQFEHPNVIFLQGVVTKCNPIMIITEFMENGSLDTFLRANDGKFRVLQLVGMLRGIATGMQYLSEMNYIHRDLAARNVLVNSQLVCKIADFGLSREIESTADGAYTTRGGKIPVRWTAPEAIAFRKFTSASDVWSMGIVCWEVMSFGERPYWNWSNQDVIKSIEKGYRLPAPMDCPEAVYQLMLDCWQKERTHRPTFVSIVKTLDKLIRCPDTLRKIAQNRSTDPLAGDTPDLIQFSSVEEWLECIKMSRYIEKFRAAGITDMNAVVDLTVHQLTSLGVTLVGHQKKIMNSVQSMRAQIRVSGPYGFLV; encoded by the coding sequence ATGATGTGGTTTCACGTAGCGGTGGCGGCCGCAGTTATCGCTACTATTAGCGTTCAGGGCGATCAAGTGATGCTTCTTGATACTACGACTGAAAATACTCTTGGATGGACACGTTACCCCTACGGTGCACAGGCGAGTACCCCCGGATGGGTAGAAGAATCTTACACCAATTTCGAAAAGCATATCAACTGGCGATCGTATGTCGTTTGTGATGTTGCCCACCATAACGTAAATAATTGGCTGTGGACACCATTCATTGAAAGACGAAACGCTAATCGTATATACATCGAGATTAATTTCACCATCCGCGATTGCTCTTTATTTCCGGGAAATGCACTGAGTTGCAAGGAAACCTTCAGTCTGTTGTATTATGAGTTTGACGTCGCAACACGCGAACAACCACCATGGGAGCCTGAAAGTTATAAACTTGTAGGCAGAATAGCAGCTGGTGAAGGCAGGTTTAATACAAACTCAGAAGTTGACATAAATACAGAGGTAAAGAGCATTGCTGTAACAAAACGAGGAGTATACATAGCATTCAGAGATCAAGGTGCCTGTATTTCTATTTTAGCagtaaaagtttattacattacatgtCCAGAAGTAACAATAAACTTTGCTAAGTTCCCTGCAACCCCTACAGGCCGTGAAGTAACTGTCATTGAACAGGCCAATGGCACGTGTGTAGAGAATGCTGAAACGGCTCAAGGTGATTCTCCTCCAGTTTATTTATGCAAAGGAGATGGAAAATGGACTTTGCCTAGTGGATCATGCAAATGCAAAGGAGGCTATGAACCAGATCACACCAGCCAAGTTTGTAATGAATGTGCCCCTGGGAAGTTTAAATCACATACTGGTGATGAAGCTTGTATGTCATGCCCTGATAATTCAGAGACTACAGCCCATGCCTCCATTGAATGTAAATGTATACCAGGTTTTTTCCGAGCCAAGAAAGATCCTAAGAATGTTCCATGCACTCAACCACCAGGTGCACCTGACAACCTGACTGTTACATTTGCTGATCAGTTTTCAATATCTCTAGCTTGGCATCCCCCACATAAAACAGGTGGACGAGATGATGTTACATATGAAGTTCGATGTACAAATTGTGGGCCCCATGTGGAGTATAGACCATCTTCAAATGGTCTTAATCACACACGAGTCACTGTAATGGGTTTAGACCCAGTTactgaatataaatttcaagttTTTGCAGTTAATGGTGTATCAGAGTTAACTGGTGATTCTCCAAAAAAAGTCGAAATAACTGCTATAACAGAGGCATCCGTAGTGAGTGTCGTCTCCAAGTTAAGAATAGTTAGTGTAGAAAATGACAAGCTTTCATTATTATGGACTCCTCCTCCTGTAGATGTAACTGATCCTGATGATACAATTGAAAGCTATGAAGTAAAATGTTTTCCTAAAGATAACAATGAAAGAAGTGCAAATgtcactattaaaataacaaaagaacCTCATGCCGTTATTACTGGCTTGAAAAGAGACACTGAATATGGAGTGAGAGTCAGAGCTAAAATGAAGCGAGGGTGGGGAGAATTAAGTGGAATTGTGTATGCAAGAACAGGTGCAGGATTGGAACCAACATTAGTTGTTAGCGAAGAAGAAGGTGCGCGTGTACGATTATTTGCTGGTGTTATGGTTGCTGTGGTTGTTCTCTCTGTTGTGGCCATTATTGCCACAGTACTATTTTTGAGGTCCCGTGCTGATGATGAATGTGACAAGAAACAGCCAAGTGACTGTAATGCACTTAATTATAGAAACGGCGAAGTATACACGGGACCAGACAGACCTACAAAAACAAGTAGTAATGCAACAACACCACTCTTTGCTGGTACAGGATCAAGGACGTACATTGATCCACATACTTATGAAGACCCAAACCAAGCTGTTAGAGAATTCGCTCGTGAAATCGACGCATCTTGTATTACTATAGAAGCCATAATTGGTGGAGGCGAATTTGGTGATGTGTGTCgtggtaaattaaaattaccggcATGTGGTCAAGAAATAGATGTGGCAATCAAAACACTTAAGCCTGGTTCAACTGAAAGAGCCCGCCGAGATTTTCTTGCTGAAGCATCAATTATGGGGCAGTTTGAGCATCCTAATGTTATCTTCTTACAAGGGGTTGTTACAAAATGTAATCCAATAatgattattacagaatttatgGAGAATGGGTCATTGGATACATTTTTACGAGCAAATGATGGTAAATTTCGTGTGCTACAACTGGTTGGCATGCTTCGTGGAATAGCAACTGGAATGCAATATCTATCGGAAATGAATTACATACATCGTGATCTTGCGGCTCGAAATGTATTAGTTAATTCCCAATTAGTATGTAAAATAGCTGATTTTGGTTTATCACGAGAAATTGAATCAACTGCAGATGGAGCATATACAACTCGAGGTGGAAAAATTCCAGTAAGATGGACAGCCCCTGAGGCTATAGCATTTAGGAAATTTACATCTGCCAGTGATGTTTGGTCAATGGGGATTGTTTGTTGGGAAGTAATGAGTTTTGGGGAAAGGCCTTACTGGAATTGGAGTAATCAAGATGTCATTAAATCAATAGAGAAAGGTTATCGCCTACCAGCTCCAATGGACTGTCCTGAAGCTGTTTATCAGCTGATGTTGGACTGTTGGCAGAAAGAACGTACTCATCGGCCCACTTTTGTAAGCATTGTAAAAACTTTAGATAAACTTATTCGTTGCCCAGACACATTGAGAAAGATAGCTCAAAATCGATCAACTGATCCATTAGCTGGAGACACACCAGATTTAATCCAATTCTCATCTGTTGAAGAGTGGTTggaatgtattaaaatgtcaAGATATATAGAGAAATTCAGAGCAGCTGGAATAACAGATATGAATGCTGTTGTAGATCTCACTGTTCACCAGCTGACCTCTTTGGGAGTTACCTTGGTTGGTcatcagaaaaaaataatgaatagtgTTCAAAGCATGCGGGCACAGATCCGTGTAAGTGGGCCATATGGGTTTCTTGTGTAA
- the LOC111003322 gene encoding rhythmically expressed gene 2 protein: protein MKGKVKLLTFDATNTLLKLCVSPWKFYANVAEKYGYQIHEDEIKKQFLYTYKNLTKKHPNFGKESILWENWWREIVQGTFEGKIKDNEHIKCIGNKLIQDYKSPKCWFPADGAVDLLEHVKSKCIDIGIVSNFDPRLHEILQSLNLSSYFKFILTSYEIGYSKPDKKIFDSAIEHSKLNLCTDACLHIGDDYEKDYLGATKAGWQAFLVTNNTSGLDVINPLHCFKNLQELKMAIEFQDNFS, encoded by the coding sequence ATGAAAGGTAAAgtaaaacttttaacttttgaTGCTACAAAtactttactaaaattatgtgTATCACCATGGAAATTCTATGCAAATGTAGCAGAAAAATATGGTTATCAAATACATGAAGATGAAATTAAGAAACAGTTCCTATATACTTACAAAAACCTGACAAagaagcaccctaattttggAAAGGAATCTATATTATGGGAAAATTGGTGGAGGGAAATTGTTCAAGGAACTTTTGAAGGGAAGATAAAGGATAATGagcatattaaatgtattggtAATAAACTTATACAAGACTATAAGTCACCAAAATGCTGGTTTCCTGCAGATGGTGCCGTTGATCTTTTAGAACATGTAAAGTCAAAATGTATTGATATAGGGATTGTGTCTAATTTTGACCCACGTCTCCATGAGATATTACAGAGTTTGAATTTGTCATCATATTTCAAGTTTATTCTGACATCATACGAAATTGGTTATAGCAAAcctgataaaaaaatttttgattCAGCTATTGAacatagtaaattaaatttatgtacagATGCATGCTTGCATATTGGAGATGATTACGAGAAAGATTATCTCGGGGCTACAAAAGCTGGATGGCAAGCATTCCTTGTTACAAACAACACTAGTGGCCTAGATGTTATAAACCCATTGCATTGTTTCAAAAATTTGCAAGAATTGAAAATGGCTATAGAATTTCAGgacaattttagttaa